A segment of the Zingiber officinale cultivar Zhangliang chromosome 8B, Zo_v1.1, whole genome shotgun sequence genome:
TGCGGTGGCAGGCAATCGGCCTTTAGCATTTTCCGCGTACCAGCATTCACAATCATTCTCTTGGTGGTAGTTTTTTCGGTTTGGGATTGCGATTCGACGTGGAACCGGTGAGCAGAATGCCAGAAGTTGAGAGTCATCCGTAAGGCCAAGAGCAGGGGAGCGTCTCGCGTGGTATGCATTGAGATCCATCTCGACAATCTTCGAGGAGCTGTCGAAGCTCGAGGATAGGCGTTCCTGCGACGGAACCAACCGAACCGAGGCAGATGAGATCAGAGCGATGCCGACAATGTTAATAAATTGGTGCTAGAGGTGTGGACCGTGAGACTTACTAAGGATCTTCGAGCTCGAATGGTGGTGGCTTGAGCTCTAGCGAGAGCTTCCATCCTGCGAAGCGTCGTCACTGCCTGTTTACGTATCAGATGGCCTCTCACTAAAGCTTGCAGCTTGATTAACGCTTTGAGTGCTTTCAGTGCCTTCCTCgccttaaaataatttatataaaatatattttatatttatattcataTTTGACGCTATAATTATAGCAGAGTTACCAGAAATCCCCTGAACGCTGTTTGGATTACGACCGCCGCCGCACATAGCGTCGTCCCGCGGCCGTCCGCCGGGAGCCCCTCGGCGGCCACCGCGACGGCGCGGTGGCTCTGCTCGTCCTCGTCGGAGGAGCGCTTCGCCCAGAAAGCTGGCGCAGGATTCCGGCGGGCGGCGGAGGGTAGGCACTCCCTCGGCCGCCAGAAGCTCCATCTCCTCTTCTCCGTGGCTTCCTCCTGGCCGCCGGGGGCCTTCGCCTCCCTGCCGCTCCACAGCCGCCGGAGCCACCTACTCATGTCCGATTCCGGCGAGCGGAGGAAGGGGCGGGGAACAGAATTGCGACGAGGAGGGAGCCGAACGCGCTGATATAGagggaaagagagagagagagaaggaaagaTGCTTCGTGGAACGGCTGACGATGGCAGACAAAGATTACTGCGGTGAAAGCAACAAATGGAATGGAAACAAAAGACGGCAACAGGGACAGCATGGCATTCTGCTTTTCATTCCCCCACCACCTCCGccactctttttcttttttcaggTTCATCAGTCCAACCGGCTGATCTGGTCCGAATGAACTGGAACAATTGGATGGTCGAGCCAATTCAGTAGCACTCCAATCTCCGAGTTGAGTTAGTCGAACCGGTTCATCGGATCCCATCGGACCGGCTGGTCTCGAGCCACTGGAGTTCATGGAAGAGGATAAAAAATAGGTGAGAATTGTGAGAAAGAGTTACTGGCGTTTAGGGTTTAGGGGAGATTCCCCAGTACGATGAAGTGGGACTTTGGATGGGAGTGTGTGGGCCTTATCGTACAATGACAACTTGACAAAGATGGGGGATAGGATTCTAAACGAATCCGTATGGCCTATTTATCCTATTGGGATAAGAGGGaagcttaaatttcaaaaaattctttctaTTTTGGTTGTACAGCTAGAAGAAGAGAACAGTCGGCCGAGATGAGATGCGCAAAGTTTAAAGGATTAGCGacgaaaaaaaaaatatggaatcaCCACCCTCCTACGGCGGTCCCATTTCAAATGGAGAGAGGTTCAACAAGTACACGGTGAAAGGTGCATAGCAAGGACTACCATAGATAGTGACACCTTAGGAATCAACTCTTGTCCGATCCGGGACATGTTACCATGCGTCCATCATCTGTGCTACACCCTTAGAGCAAAGGATTAGCAAAAAAGAGTGTGAGTTCCAAGGAAAATATCAGCTAGGGTTAATGATAGAGTGAAAGTATGGCAAACTCTCGTTTCTGATCAACAAAGCCTAATAGCTTTCATTGAGATTGCTCGAGCATCGACCGGAATCTTCTGTTTCTGATGACAATCCTAACTGCTTAGAGTGAGATTGATCGagtgtactaaccagaacctgatGGGCAAACCTGATTGTTTGCAGTGAGACTGATCAAGCTTCGACCATAACATTCAATTTAACCACAACTTGAAGACAAATGGATCCAACCGGCCAATCTAAGCAGGCAAGTCAATCTGTATTCGAAGACAATAGAACACAATAGTATTTGAACTATGAAGTCATCCTAACTTCTACAAATTCATCAAAGAATCGTCAGTCACAAGAAATCTATCTAATGTTTTTGAGAACAGGAACTAACCAGAAATCTTCAGAATGTGGACAACGATTACCGCAGATTCGTGAAGCACGGAAAGACCCAACTCTGTAGGAAATGTGAAACAATAAACATCAATTCTTGTCTTGTGAATGATAATAAACTGACGAAAAAATACATGAATTGTGAAAAGGAACAATTAATCTGATGATCTTCCAAGGAAGATAAGATGGCAAAATTTTATTGGTttaaagggtttttttttttaccttgtaTCTTTTTTCCTTTCATATATTTCACTTTATCAACTTTGTTAATCTTCTTTCATATATGTTGTAGTGCAGAAACAGACAGAAACAAGGATACTGTTTCATGAACATTTTTGTACAGGTtgcaaatttttaaaatagtcatATTGTAGCAGACAATGTTATTATATTCAATTATCAAGGAAATAATCACTGGagatgtaacataaata
Coding sequences within it:
- the LOC122017768 gene encoding protein IQ-domain 26-like isoform X1, producing the protein MSRWLRRLWSGREAKAPGGQEEATEKRRWSFWRPRECLPSAARRNPAPAFWAKRSSDEDEQSHRAVAVAAEGLPADGRGTTLCAAAVVIQTAFRGFLARKALKALKALIKLQALVRGHLIRKQAVTTLRRMEALARAQATTIRARRSLERLSSSFDSSSKIVEMDLNAYHARRSPALGLTDDSQLLAFCSPVPRRIAIPNRKNYHQENDCECWYAENAKGRLPATAHNTPKYMNVYGNGGGFVRAKSVASSPKFMASTQSSMAKRWSCQGRIEESRRRQPLSEVNSCCHVEEEGFSFKSVVVGRLERPSSEHLVKKN
- the LOC122017768 gene encoding protein IQ-domain 26-like isoform X2, yielding MSRWLRRLWSGREAKAPGGQEEATEKRRWSFWRPRECLPSAARRNPAPAFWAKRSSDEDEQSHRAVAVAAEGLPADGRGTTLCAAAVVIQTAFRGFLALKALKALIKLQALVRGHLIRKQAVTTLRRMEALARAQATTIRARRSLERLSSSFDSSSKIVEMDLNAYHARRSPALGLTDDSQLLAFCSPVPRRIAIPNRKNYHQENDCECWYAENAKGRLPATAHNTPKYMNVYGNGGGFVRAKSVASSPKFMASTQSSMAKRWSCQGRIEESRRRQPLSEVNSCCHVEEEGFSFKSVVVGRLERPSSEHLVKKN